A single window of Thalassomonas viridans DNA harbors:
- a CDS encoding GGDEF domain-containing protein has protein sequence MINAGSHLPIPEKDYLTIEQRKIADWYRTAFQQSNISLWLIDLGLLPGKLEEYASRDIRDYHRYFARHLFELLALARQVKVVDINSPTLALYGGNDKANFLEQVSHKHNKDQLEVLKKLVVALLEQRHYFETEATACHEDGHRFKVVMKAIIPETVTDHTRMIISVTSLAQRKKVPQLLFPEQEIYQTFLNNAPVCIHEIDHDGRLTAMNNCGLQMLRLNDVGQILGCRYLSLVADEDKPRIEYLMLRAFKGYSSEFEFQLRCNGELRVFSSCFIPIEENEHKVHRIIGITQDITERKHSEEEMYHQANYDLLTNLPNRSHFTDSVKQALIQARRRRHGLALLFIDLDNFKPINDTYGHAMGDTLLQQVSATIKNSLRKEDLTCRFGGDEFIILLPSIAKRNNAAVVAEKVLRCIQKPINLANHQLSISASIGISTFPEDGDSYETLMPHADMAMYKVKNFGGNNYQFHQIEKTSYKM, from the coding sequence ATGATTAACGCCGGTTCACATTTACCTATTCCCGAAAAAGACTACCTCACCATAGAGCAACGTAAGATTGCCGACTGGTACCGCACCGCTTTTCAACAAAGCAATATATCCCTGTGGCTGATCGATCTCGGTTTATTGCCCGGTAAATTGGAAGAATACGCCAGCCGGGATATCCGGGATTACCACCGCTATTTTGCCCGCCACCTTTTTGAATTATTAGCCCTGGCCAGGCAAGTCAAGGTAGTGGACATTAACAGCCCAACCCTGGCCTTATATGGCGGTAATGACAAGGCGAATTTCTTAGAGCAGGTAAGCCACAAGCATAATAAAGATCAGCTGGAAGTATTAAAAAAACTGGTGGTAGCCTTGCTGGAGCAACGCCATTATTTTGAAACCGAAGCCACCGCCTGCCATGAGGACGGCCACCGGTTTAAGGTGGTCATGAAAGCCATTATTCCGGAAACCGTTACCGACCATACCCGGATGATTATTTCTGTAACCAGCCTGGCGCAAAGGAAAAAAGTGCCGCAGTTATTGTTCCCGGAGCAGGAAATTTATCAAACCTTCCTCAACAATGCCCCGGTGTGCATTCATGAAATAGACCATGACGGGCGGCTAACCGCCATGAATAACTGCGGCTTACAAATGTTACGCCTTAATGACGTCGGCCAGATCCTCGGCTGCCGCTACCTGTCGCTGGTCGCCGATGAAGACAAACCCCGCATCGAATATTTAATGTTAAGGGCGTTTAAGGGTTACTCCAGCGAATTCGAATTTCAGCTCAGGTGCAATGGTGAACTCAGGGTTTTCTCCTCCTGTTTTATTCCCATAGAAGAAAATGAGCACAAAGTTCACCGCATTATCGGCATTACCCAGGACATTACCGAACGAAAACACAGCGAAGAAGAGATGTATCACCAGGCCAATTATGATCTGTTAACCAATTTGCCTAACCGCAGCCACTTTACCGACTCGGTCAAACAGGCGTTAATCCAGGCCAGACGCCGCCGCCATGGCCTGGCGTTGCTTTTTATCGATTTGGATAACTTCAAACCCATTAACGATACCTATGGCCATGCCATGGGGGATACTTTGCTGCAGCAGGTTTCCGCCACCATCAAAAATTCACTACGCAAAGAAGATCTAACCTGCCGTTTCGGCGGCGATGAATTTATCATTTTGCTGCCGAGCATAGCCAAACGTAATAATGCCGCGGTCGTCGCCGAAAAAGTGCTGCGCTGTATTCAAAAACCCATTAACCTGGCCAACCACCAATTGTCGATATCCGCCAGTATCGGCATCAGCACTTTCCCGGAAGACGGCGACAGCTATGAAACCTTGATGCCGCATGCCGATATGGCCATGTATAAAGTGAAAAATTTTGGCGGCAACAACTACCAGTTTCACCAGATAGAAAAAACCAGCTATAAAATGTAA
- a CDS encoding 3-deoxy-7-phosphoheptulonate synthase — protein sequence MAETNHKTHLNDIHVNAEDVLITPEALRAELPLDNEGREYVMAAREVISNIIHKRDPRLLVISGPCSVHDVEAAKEYARHLKALHDKHQDSLYIVMRVYFEKPRTTVGWKGLINDPHMDGSFDVETGLRKARELLIYLTKLGLPLATEALDPISPQYLAELFSWSAIGARTTESQTHREMASGLSMPIGFKNGTNGSLDVAINALQSAASSHRFMGINRQGQVALIKTSGNPDGHVILRGGKQPNYDSVNVAICEQELSAHKLELGIVVDCSHGNSNKDYRRQPLVADNVFNQILEGNKSIIGVMLESNLKAGNQSANLPREQLEYGVSVTDACIDLQETEKLMMLAETKLADVLRTRINA from the coding sequence ATGGCTGAAACTAACCATAAAACCCATTTGAATGACATTCATGTCAATGCCGAAGATGTTCTGATTACGCCGGAAGCGCTGAGAGCCGAGCTGCCGCTGGATAATGAAGGACGCGAGTATGTGATGGCGGCGCGTGAAGTTATCTCCAACATCATCCATAAACGCGATCCGCGCTTGCTGGTGATCAGCGGCCCCTGTTCGGTACATGATGTGGAGGCGGCCAAAGAATATGCCCGTCATTTGAAAGCCTTGCATGATAAACACCAGGATTCCCTGTATATCGTGATGCGGGTTTACTTTGAAAAGCCAAGGACCACGGTTGGCTGGAAAGGTTTGATCAATGACCCCCATATGGACGGTTCTTTTGATGTCGAAACCGGCTTGAGAAAGGCGCGTGAACTGTTAATCTACCTGACAAAACTGGGGCTGCCGCTGGCAACCGAAGCCTTAGATCCCATCAGTCCCCAGTACCTGGCTGAGCTATTCAGCTGGTCGGCAATCGGTGCCCGGACCACGGAATCACAGACCCACAGGGAAATGGCCAGTGGTTTGTCTATGCCCATCGGCTTTAAAAACGGCACCAACGGCAGCCTGGATGTTGCCATCAATGCCCTGCAGTCCGCCGCGTCTTCCCACCGCTTTATGGGGATAAACCGTCAGGGGCAGGTAGCGCTGATCAAAACTTCGGGTAATCCGGACGGGCACGTGATTTTACGCGGCGGCAAGCAGCCTAACTATGACTCGGTTAATGTTGCCATTTGTGAGCAGGAATTATCCGCCCACAAGCTGGAGCTGGGGATTGTGGTTGACTGCAGCCACGGCAACTCCAATAAAGACTACCGCCGTCAGCCTCTGGTGGCGGATAATGTCTTCAACCAGATCCTTGAAGGCAATAAGTCTATTATCGGCGTGATGCTGGAAAGCAACCTTAAAGCCGGCAACCAAAGTGCAAACCTGCCCAGAGAGCAGCTGGAATACGGGGTTTCGGTAACCGATGCCTGTATTGACCTTCAGGAAACCGAAAAGCTTATGATGCTGGCGGAGACTAAGCTGGCAGACGTGTTACGTACGCGCATTAATGCTTGA
- the tyrA gene encoding bifunctional chorismate mutase/prephenate dehydrogenase — translation MENFQEQLKTLRNDIDDIDSQIVALLVKRRAITTKVGQLKSQVGMPIYAPDREASLLQQRRSQAQDQGLCPDLIEDVLRRLMRDSYNSQDASGYKCVNPDCKKVVVIGGKGQLGSIFVDLFTRSEYQVTVMEQEDWARSEEIFAGAGVVLVAVPIRLTTMVIQQLGALPESCILADVTSIKESPLYEMLKVHKGPVVGLHPMFGPDVTGLVKQTIISCEGRAPGQYQWLLDQFAVWGAKIYPVSAREHDQAMSMVQVMRHFSTIAYGYHLMTEGSDIAQLVEMSSPIYRLELIMVGRLFAQDPVLYSDIIFANPDNVSMMKRFAYRFLELLEDIEMGDKDAFVTMFNQVADWFGDYAEVFLQESKSMLLKANELKKD, via the coding sequence ATGGAAAACTTTCAAGAACAACTAAAAACATTACGTAACGATATCGACGATATCGACAGCCAGATAGTCGCTTTACTGGTTAAGCGCCGCGCTATCACCACTAAGGTGGGCCAGCTGAAAAGCCAGGTGGGCATGCCGATTTATGCCCCGGACCGGGAAGCCAGCCTGTTGCAGCAGCGCCGCAGCCAGGCGCAAGATCAGGGGTTGTGCCCGGATCTGATTGAAGATGTGCTGCGCCGCCTGATGCGGGACTCCTATAACAGCCAGGATGCCAGCGGTTACAAATGCGTTAACCCCGACTGTAAAAAAGTGGTGGTGATCGGCGGCAAGGGCCAGCTGGGCAGTATTTTTGTCGATCTCTTTACCCGTTCCGAGTACCAGGTAACGGTAATGGAGCAGGAAGACTGGGCGCGCAGTGAAGAAATCTTTGCCGGCGCCGGTGTAGTTTTGGTGGCTGTGCCTATCCGCCTGACCACTATGGTGATCCAGCAGCTGGGGGCTTTACCTGAGTCCTGCATTCTGGCGGATGTAACCAGTATAAAAGAGTCGCCCCTGTATGAAATGTTGAAGGTACACAAGGGTCCTGTGGTGGGGCTGCACCCTATGTTTGGTCCGGATGTTACCGGCCTGGTAAAACAAACCATCATCAGCTGTGAAGGGCGTGCTCCCGGGCAGTACCAGTGGTTGCTGGATCAGTTTGCCGTCTGGGGGGCGAAGATCTATCCGGTATCCGCCCGCGAGCATGATCAGGCCATGTCCATGGTGCAGGTGATGCGGCACTTTTCCACTATCGCCTATGGCTATCACTTGATGACCGAGGGCTCGGATATTGCCCAGCTGGTGGAGATGAGCTCGCCCATTTACCGGCTGGAGCTGATCATGGTAGGCCGTTTGTTTGCTCAGGATCCCGTGCTCTATAGCGATATTATTTTTGCCAACCCGGACAATGTTTCCATGATGAAACGTTTCGCCTATCGTTTCCTGGAATTGCTCGAAGATATAGAAATGGGGGATAAGGATGCCTTCGTCACTATGTTCAACCAGGTGGCCGACTGGTTCGGCGATTATGCGGAAGTCTTTTTACAGGAAAGTAAATCTATGTTATTAAAGGCTAATGAACTAAAAAAAGACTAG
- a CDS encoding thioredoxin family protein produces the protein MKIYRAIGLAAFLLFTLVACAHDGKVAVGAINSDELFSQYPDFSQAYQQAELSAPEQEQVKGWPEKLKVTTYFGTWCHDSQREVPKMLKILALRPDLSSELLALDINKSDPEGKAADAGIAFTPTFVVTLDGQEIGRIVERPETSLVGDISAMLAI, from the coding sequence ATGAAAATTTACCGCGCCATTGGCTTGGCTGCTTTTTTACTCTTTACGCTAGTGGCTTGCGCCCATGACGGTAAGGTTGCCGTCGGGGCTATCAACAGCGATGAACTTTTCAGCCAGTATCCTGACTTTAGTCAGGCATATCAGCAGGCGGAATTATCCGCACCGGAGCAGGAGCAGGTGAAGGGCTGGCCGGAAAAGTTGAAGGTTACCACCTATTTTGGTACCTGGTGTCATGACAGCCAGCGGGAAGTGCCGAAAATGCTGAAAATACTGGCGTTACGCCCGGACCTGAGTTCCGAGTTATTGGCTTTGGATATAAATAAGTCTGATCCCGAGGGTAAGGCGGCCGATGCCGGTATTGCCTTTACCCCGACTTTTGTTGTCACCCTCGACGGCCAGGAAATCGGCCGCATTGTCGAGCGCCCTGAAACCAGCCTGGTGGGTGATATCAGTGCCATGTTAGCTATTTGA
- a CDS encoding PEP/pyruvate-binding domain-containing protein, whose protein sequence is MRSRLHLAFPLLCAGMMSAAQAGNFAATAQNNPSLQKPNAPASASKDTQSDADYFQTLVSRIDFEALAARSDQPGAQSIREVKFLIMDVNTDNPSLYFFNTERYPYHYAFASEGLGYSGSLSEFNSTTYFRDDRMHLAGSILAHDHYRSEEGVDGLYTVQFWPVDPVTPALTDKAYKMIAEQMTFAPGQIRYYPASDVHLDIYNNNLAFFESAQLPVIQNEDLFANIEFSILNQGKGYGRLRVINPGDSVPSVSDVVIYTYIPNDLAHVAGIITDSPQTPLSHINLKAKQNNTPNAYMRDAVNNPEVAPLIGELVKYEVTGDGIVLTAATQEEVDTWLESVRPDPQTPQSDLTVTEPALLSELGNGDWIRFGAKAANVAELAKALEPLESEYGHQMVPRGYAVPFSMYNDYMNLPRCQELEEDDDGNLVPDGKYRALCDAERPTEVRNTDSNTLSVSLFNQATPQTLPAGSRDMELVLDNANGLVLFMRDVTNDRWLLNPLPFTDSVLSTSGSSEYRGLNINYLREDGKKSVSIAGDTDFELEVFVLALWAIEAELAITRTRDLPADYFVERSYFEQIESIMADEDFLASPDVRASELKAFRKEVEKGEVTAQMHDKLEAMRTFWDPQGAPYTKNIRLRSSTNNEDLAGFNGAGLYESNTHKPDEGDIADSVKKVWASLWTHRAFEERRFYRIDHFKTYMGVLAHESYGDEQANGVAVTKNIYDENWEGYYVNVQYGEISVTNPEPIITSEGEVSSVPDEFLLAHLLAGDDPYNPEHWWWAQQYIRHSNVETVYDQPVMTENVLTDEETVQLRRAMQAIQGHFRPIYQGDRSFAMDIEFKITATEDNSRGHLEIKQARPWID, encoded by the coding sequence ATGAGGTCACGACTTCACCTGGCATTCCCCCTGCTTTGTGCGGGTATGATGTCAGCGGCACAGGCGGGTAATTTTGCTGCCACAGCTCAAAACAACCCCTCCCTGCAAAAACCGAACGCACCGGCAAGCGCATCGAAGGATACACAAAGCGACGCCGACTATTTTCAAACTCTGGTTTCGCGCATCGATTTCGAGGCCCTGGCGGCACGCAGCGATCAGCCCGGGGCGCAAAGTATCCGGGAAGTCAAATTCCTGATCATGGATGTCAATACCGACAATCCCAGCCTGTACTTCTTCAATACCGAGCGTTATCCCTATCATTATGCTTTTGCCTCAGAAGGTTTAGGTTATAGCGGCAGCTTGTCTGAATTCAACTCAACCACTTACTTCCGTGATGACAGGATGCACCTGGCGGGCTCTATTCTCGCCCATGATCACTACCGCTCAGAAGAAGGGGTTGACGGCCTGTACACGGTACAGTTCTGGCCGGTTGATCCCGTCACTCCGGCGTTAACGGATAAAGCCTATAAAATGATCGCCGAGCAAATGACCTTTGCCCCCGGACAGATCCGCTATTACCCCGCCAGTGACGTTCACCTGGACATTTATAACAACAACCTGGCATTTTTCGAGTCGGCCCAGCTGCCGGTGATCCAAAATGAAGATCTGTTTGCCAATATCGAGTTTTCTATCCTTAACCAGGGTAAAGGCTACGGCCGCTTACGGGTGATTAACCCGGGAGACTCTGTGCCTTCGGTCAGCGATGTGGTGATTTATACCTATATCCCCAACGACCTGGCCCACGTTGCCGGTATTATTACCGACTCGCCGCAAACCCCTTTGTCCCATATCAACCTTAAAGCCAAGCAAAACAACACCCCGAATGCCTATATGCGCGACGCGGTCAATAACCCCGAGGTTGCGCCTTTGATCGGTGAGCTGGTGAAATATGAAGTGACCGGGGACGGCATAGTATTAACCGCCGCCACCCAGGAAGAGGTGGACACCTGGCTGGAGTCGGTACGTCCGGATCCGCAGACGCCGCAATCGGATCTGACGGTAACCGAACCTGCTTTGTTGAGCGAGCTTGGCAACGGCGACTGGATTCGCTTTGGCGCAAAAGCGGCAAACGTCGCCGAGCTGGCAAAAGCCCTGGAGCCGCTGGAAAGCGAATACGGCCACCAGATGGTGCCCCGCGGTTATGCGGTGCCTTTTTCTATGTATAACGATTACATGAACCTGCCCCGTTGCCAGGAGCTGGAAGAGGACGATGACGGCAACTTAGTGCCCGACGGCAAGTACCGTGCCCTGTGTGATGCGGAGCGCCCGACCGAGGTGAGAAATACCGACAGCAATACCTTATCGGTTTCCCTGTTTAACCAGGCTACGCCGCAAACCTTGCCTGCCGGTAGCCGGGATATGGAGCTGGTACTGGACAATGCCAACGGCCTGGTGCTGTTTATGCGTGATGTAACCAACGACCGCTGGTTGCTGAACCCCCTGCCTTTCACGGATTCGGTATTGAGCACTTCCGGCAGCAGTGAGTATCGGGGGCTGAATATCAATTACCTGAGGGAAGACGGCAAGAAAAGCGTCAGCATTGCCGGCGATACCGACTTCGAGCTGGAAGTCTTCGTGTTGGCCTTATGGGCCATAGAAGCCGAGTTGGCCATCACTCGGACCCGGGACCTGCCGGCGGACTATTTTGTTGAGCGTTCTTATTTCGAGCAAATCGAAAGCATTATGGCAGACGAAGACTTTCTGGCCAGCCCGGACGTGCGCGCCAGCGAACTCAAAGCTTTCCGCAAAGAAGTGGAAAAAGGCGAAGTTACCGCACAGATGCACGACAAGCTGGAAGCCATGCGCACCTTCTGGGATCCCCAGGGAGCCCCGTATACCAAGAATATTCGCCTGCGTTCCAGCACCAATAACGAAGATCTGGCCGGTTTTAACGGCGCCGGTTTATACGAGTCCAATACCCACAAACCGGATGAAGGGGATATCGCCGACTCGGTGAAAAAAGTTTGGGCCAGCCTGTGGACCCACAGGGCTTTTGAAGAGCGCCGCTTCTACCGCATAGATCACTTTAAAACCTATATGGGGGTGCTGGCGCACGAAAGTTACGGCGACGAGCAGGCTAACGGCGTGGCCGTGACCAAGAACATCTATGATGAAAACTGGGAAGGCTATTACGTTAATGTGCAGTACGGCGAAATTTCCGTGACCAACCCTGAGCCTATCATTACCTCTGAAGGGGAGGTCAGCTCGGTACCGGACGAGTTCTTATTGGCGCACCTGCTGGCAGGCGATGATCCTTATAACCCAGAGCACTGGTGGTGGGCGCAGCAGTATATCCGCCACTCCAATGTGGAAACCGTGTACGACCAGCCGGTGATGACGGAAAATGTGCTGACCGATGAAGAAACGGTACAGTTAAGGCGTGCGATGCAGGCGATACAGGGACATTTCCGCCCTATTTATCAGGGAGATCGCAGCTTTGCCATGGATATTGAATTTAAAATCACGGCCACCGAAGACAATTCCCGCGGTCATCTGGAAATCAAACAGGCAAGGCCTTGGATTGATTAG
- a CDS encoding SixA phosphatase family protein, protein MKKFKQSLVTACLFIGVSQTAMATCLPEKIYMTRHAEKLIEEGNRDPGLSAAGKARAERLARMFTDIKVDHLLSTPYKRTQQTLMPLSKAKNLEVTLYDPRKGKEFIKQLKNDYCKQTLVVSGHSNTVPNMLQALGVKFEVKVGGYTFKHQPSIILSEAEFGQLFAISFNRDKPVLEVLSSNG, encoded by the coding sequence ATGAAGAAATTCAAGCAAAGCCTGGTTACGGCTTGTTTATTTATCGGCGTTTCGCAAACGGCGATGGCCACCTGCCTGCCGGAAAAAATATATATGACCCGGCACGCGGAAAAACTGATTGAAGAAGGCAACAGGGATCCCGGCTTATCGGCGGCAGGTAAGGCCCGCGCCGAGCGCCTTGCCAGGATGTTTACAGACATTAAGGTTGACCATTTGCTGTCAACGCCTTATAAACGTACCCAGCAAACCCTGATGCCGCTTAGTAAGGCGAAAAACCTGGAGGTCACTTTATATGATCCCCGCAAGGGCAAGGAGTTTATTAAGCAGTTGAAAAACGATTACTGCAAGCAAACCCTAGTGGTTTCCGGGCATTCCAATACCGTACCCAATATGTTGCAGGCACTCGGGGTAAAATTTGAGGTTAAGGTGGGGGGTTATACCTTTAAACACCAGCCGAGCATTATTTTATCGGAAGCGGAATTCGGCCAGCTGTTTGCCATTAGCTTTAACCGGGATAAGCCGGTACTGGAAGTGTTAAGCAGCAACGGTTAG
- a CDS encoding methyl-accepting chemotaxis protein — MPKTNSQQLITVTDVNNKYRYANEDYCRLSGYSQDELLDMDIRSITHPQMPKQVLDDLKSTLAQGFSWRGVLRVKSKDGKDLWLDTFITPQYEGGKIVGYQSVSHQADERLVKKTAKIYNAINKEQFWATFELTKNHKFSFLVLLTLVTQLYIVTQIGWLTAFIAAFSAMAPIVIFWHDIIPTAQRARKMQNMYDSVSRKIYFGRGTASVFDFNFSMIKVKLKAILERMLDTAKPIKQVMSNVISGVELTRENLEQQKEEIQHLGVAMNQMQASTNEIAGNTVTAAADLDNTFNQCQEAQDGINDTTEKIKHLAKEVENASASADTLTESANNVGELMDDIQSIADQTNLLALNAAIEAARAGEHGRGFAVVADEVRSLSSRTQDSAKEIHQRLTAMLDIIEQWVVLMNKNKDEAERCVETAELSNQKIELVVEKVENISQLATQIATAAEQQSHVSAEINTHIEGIHASTDKTWAQTDAVTEQMSALQTSVDEIANLANTFVPNS, encoded by the coding sequence ATGCCGAAAACAAATAGCCAACAGCTGATAACTGTAACCGACGTCAATAATAAATACCGTTATGCCAATGAGGATTATTGCCGTCTCAGTGGTTATTCTCAGGATGAATTGCTGGACATGGACATCCGCAGCATAACCCACCCGCAGATGCCGAAACAGGTACTGGATGACTTAAAGTCCACCCTGGCCCAGGGCTTTTCCTGGCGCGGTGTTTTAAGGGTAAAAAGCAAAGACGGCAAGGACCTCTGGCTTGACACTTTTATCACCCCGCAATATGAAGGGGGCAAGATCGTCGGCTATCAGTCGGTCAGCCACCAGGCAGACGAGCGCTTAGTCAAAAAAACGGCGAAAATATATAACGCCATCAATAAAGAGCAATTTTGGGCCACCTTTGAACTGACCAAAAACCATAAGTTCAGCTTTTTAGTCCTGCTGACCCTGGTAACCCAGCTCTATATCGTCACCCAAATCGGCTGGTTAACAGCATTTATCGCCGCTTTCAGCGCCATGGCGCCGATCGTGATTTTCTGGCACGACATTATCCCTACCGCCCAGCGCGCCCGGAAGATGCAGAATATGTATGACTCTGTCTCACGCAAAATCTATTTCGGCAGGGGCACCGCCAGCGTTTTTGACTTTAATTTCTCCATGATCAAAGTGAAGTTAAAGGCAATTTTGGAACGTATGCTGGATACCGCCAAACCCATCAAACAGGTAATGAGCAATGTTATCAGCGGGGTGGAGCTTACCCGGGAAAACCTGGAGCAGCAAAAGGAGGAAATCCAGCATTTAGGCGTGGCCATGAACCAGATGCAGGCGTCCACCAATGAAATTGCCGGCAATACGGTAACGGCTGCCGCCGATCTCGACAACACCTTTAACCAGTGCCAGGAAGCCCAGGACGGCATCAACGACACCACAGAAAAAATTAAGCACCTGGCCAAAGAAGTAGAAAACGCTTCCGCCTCCGCCGATACCCTGACCGAGTCAGCCAACAATGTCGGCGAGCTGATGGACGATATCCAGTCGATTGCCGATCAAACCAACTTACTGGCGCTCAACGCCGCCATTGAAGCGGCGCGTGCCGGCGAACACGGCCGTGGCTTTGCCGTTGTTGCCGACGAAGTCAGAAGTTTGTCGTCCCGCACCCAGGATTCCGCCAAGGAAATCCACCAGCGGCTGACCGCCATGCTGGACATCATAGAGCAGTGGGTGGTGCTGATGAACAAAAACAAGGACGAAGCCGAGCGCTGTGTGGAAACCGCCGAGCTGTCCAACCAGAAAATCGAGCTTGTGGTGGAAAAAGTGGAGAACATCTCCCAGCTGGCTACCCAGATCGCCACCGCCGCCGAGCAGCAATCCCATGTATCGGCTGAGATTAATACCCATATCGAAGGCATACACGCCTCCACCGATAAAACCTGGGCCCAGACCGATGCGGTGACAGAGCAAATGTCGGCCCTGCAAACCAGTGTTGATGAAATTGCCAACCTGGCCAATACCTTTGTACCCAATAGCTAG
- a CDS encoding substrate-binding periplasmic protein, whose amino-acid sequence MKKLIREIKKAVFLLLLLVGQAWADTVYLASLSWPPYSGEELKQQGSSVAVARAAFEAMGHELVVDFYPWSRSVKLAADANSKYAGYFPEYHYSTSQFAFSDAMGQGPLGLLEKSRSPLAWSKISDLQRYQLGVVRDYVNTAEIDLLIAKGVLQVQAAISDELNIKKVNAGRIDGAIIDVNVFHYLLRQEEQHKVLKEQLQINNRLLANKKLYVAFKKNHQSARWLAIYNQGLARINVQEIMEGYLLSMAGDEP is encoded by the coding sequence ATGAAAAAGCTCATACGGGAGATAAAAAAAGCGGTGTTTTTGCTGTTATTGCTTGTCGGCCAGGCATGGGCGGACACTGTTTATCTGGCTTCTTTGTCCTGGCCTCCCTATTCGGGAGAAGAGTTAAAACAGCAGGGATCATCCGTTGCCGTTGCCAGGGCGGCCTTTGAGGCCATGGGGCACGAACTGGTGGTGGATTTTTACCCCTGGAGCCGGTCGGTTAAACTGGCGGCTGATGCCAATTCCAAATATGCCGGTTACTTTCCCGAGTATCATTATTCCACCAGCCAATTTGCCTTTTCCGATGCCATGGGGCAGGGGCCTTTAGGTTTGCTGGAAAAAAGCCGCAGCCCGCTTGCCTGGTCTAAGATTAGCGATCTGCAAAGGTACCAGCTTGGCGTTGTCCGGGATTATGTGAATACCGCAGAGATAGATCTTTTAATTGCCAAAGGCGTGTTACAAGTACAGGCGGCAATCTCAGATGAACTCAATATTAAAAAAGTGAATGCCGGGCGTATTGACGGTGCGATTATCGACGTGAATGTTTTTCATTATCTGTTAAGGCAGGAAGAGCAACATAAGGTGCTTAAAGAGCAGCTGCAGATAAATAACAGGCTGCTAGCCAATAAGAAACTGTATGTTGCCTTTAAGAAAAATCACCAGTCAGCCCGGTGGCTGGCGATTTATAACCAGGGGCTGGCCAGGATAAATGTGCAGGAGATAATGGAGGGGTATTTGCTGTCAATGGCGGGGGACGAACCTTAA